A stretch of the Sphingomonas sp. CL5.1 genome encodes the following:
- a CDS encoding pitrilysin family protein, protein MRLILPLLLAAAAVPALAEPLPPLPAVQPIAFTERTLANGLRVYAIRDAATPNVAIQVWYDVGGRDDPRGRSGFAHLFEHLMFKATRNLKAEQFDRLTEDVGGYNNASTGDDYTNYFEVVPANHLQRLLFAEADRMASLVVSPADFASERDVVKEEFRQSVLARPYGKLESLYLPALAWQHHPYARGVIGSIANLDSATIDDVRAFHAIYYRPDNAILVVAGNFDPADLDRWVDRYFAPIKRPDRPIPRVTVDEPVRTRPVTVTVHEPNTPLPAIALSYPLPPDRSPDMPALMVLQAILARGESSRLHENLVYRDGLAQTVDASLDTRAGPGKLDIIAIAAGGKDPDAVDRALRAQLAAIRAAPVSAAELAEAKTEILTDALKAMETAEGRARVIAASVLVDGDPRATERQLAAVRAVSAADVQRVARTYLADDRVATIRYLPAAEGARPDAGVPVAATVETRPLEAPRDIAIVTPATDAERAPLPPLGPVVAGHVPAPRELRLANGLRVVTVERHDVPLVTARLIGASGAARDAAGKAGTASLAATLLTKGTPTRSATQIARDAEALGASLDTGAGREGSAIGITVATPALSPALGILADAARHARLASDELERARAQAIDAARVTLTDPMALAGLVADRALYGASGYGGAVEGTPASLKRVTPADVRAAYAAAWSPERATLILTGDITPATAKALAERWFGDWRADGPAPAPLAVPTPAATRRTILIDLPDAGQAGVTVARGAIPRGDARYYPALLANTVLGGGYTSRLNQEIRIRRGLSYGARSDLDADRLTGSIMAAASTRNDAAPEVVSLIAGEMRRLGSAPIAESELATRRSVLIGNFGRQVERTAGLAGIVGNMVLDGLPIDEMTHYADAVRDTPATAVQSAAASLFDPADATTVVVGDARAFGDALRKERPATETIPAATLNLDSVNLR, encoded by the coding sequence ATGCGCCTGATCCTGCCGCTGCTGCTCGCCGCCGCCGCTGTCCCCGCGCTCGCCGAACCGTTGCCCCCGCTCCCGGCGGTGCAGCCGATCGCCTTCACCGAGCGGACGCTCGCCAACGGGCTGCGCGTCTATGCGATTCGCGACGCCGCGACGCCCAATGTCGCGATCCAGGTGTGGTACGACGTCGGCGGGCGTGACGATCCGCGCGGGCGATCGGGCTTCGCGCACCTGTTCGAGCACCTGATGTTCAAGGCGACGCGCAACCTCAAGGCCGAGCAGTTCGACCGGCTGACCGAGGATGTCGGCGGCTACAACAACGCCTCGACCGGCGACGATTACACCAATTATTTCGAGGTCGTGCCGGCCAACCACCTCCAGCGGCTGCTGTTCGCGGAGGCCGATCGCATGGCCTCGCTGGTGGTGTCGCCGGCCGATTTCGCCTCCGAGCGCGACGTGGTGAAGGAGGAATTCCGCCAGTCGGTACTGGCGCGGCCATATGGCAAGCTCGAATCGCTCTACCTGCCGGCGCTCGCCTGGCAGCATCACCCCTATGCGCGCGGCGTGATCGGCAGCATCGCCAATCTCGATTCGGCGACGATCGACGACGTGCGCGCCTTCCACGCGATCTATTACCGGCCCGACAATGCGATCCTCGTCGTCGCCGGCAATTTCGATCCGGCCGATCTGGATCGCTGGGTCGATCGCTATTTCGCCCCGATCAAGCGCCCCGATCGCCCGATCCCGCGCGTCACCGTCGATGAGCCGGTGCGCACCAGGCCGGTGACGGTGACGGTGCACGAACCGAACACGCCGCTGCCCGCGATCGCGCTGAGCTATCCGCTGCCGCCGGATCGCTCGCCCGACATGCCCGCGCTGATGGTGCTGCAGGCGATCCTCGCGCGCGGCGAAAGCTCGCGACTGCACGAAAACCTCGTCTATCGCGACGGTCTGGCGCAGACGGTGGACGCCTCGCTCGACACGCGCGCGGGGCCGGGCAAGCTCGATATCATCGCCATCGCCGCCGGGGGCAAAGACCCGGACGCGGTGGACCGCGCGTTGCGCGCCCAGCTCGCGGCGATCCGCGCCGCGCCGGTCTCCGCCGCCGAACTCGCCGAGGCCAAGACCGAAATCCTCACCGACGCGCTGAAGGCGATGGAGACGGCGGAGGGCCGCGCCCGCGTCATCGCCGCGTCGGTGCTGGTGGACGGCGATCCGCGCGCCACCGAGCGGCAGCTCGCCGCGGTGCGCGCGGTAAGCGCCGCCGATGTCCAGCGGGTCGCGCGGACTTATCTCGCCGACGATCGCGTCGCCACGATCCGCTACCTCCCCGCCGCCGAGGGGGCCAGGCCCGATGCCGGCGTCCCGGTTGCCGCGACGGTCGAGACACGGCCGCTGGAGGCGCCGCGCGACATCGCGATCGTCACTCCGGCGACCGACGCCGAGCGCGCACCGCTGCCGCCGCTCGGCCCGGTCGTCGCAGGCCATGTGCCGGCGCCGCGCGAGCTTCGGCTCGCCAACGGCCTGCGGGTCGTGACGGTCGAGCGGCATGACGTGCCGCTGGTCACCGCGCGGCTGATCGGCGCATCGGGCGCGGCGCGCGACGCGGCGGGCAAGGCCGGCACCGCCAGCCTCGCCGCGACGCTGCTGACCAAGGGCACGCCGACCCGATCCGCCACCCAGATCGCACGCGATGCCGAGGCGCTCGGCGCGTCGCTCGACACCGGCGCGGGGCGCGAGGGCAGCGCGATCGGCATCACCGTCGCCACGCCCGCGCTGTCGCCCGCACTCGGCATCCTGGCAGACGCCGCGCGCCACGCCAGGCTCGCGAGCGACGAGCTGGAGCGTGCGCGCGCGCAGGCGATCGACGCGGCGCGGGTGACGCTCACCGATCCGATGGCGCTGGCCGGGCTGGTGGCGGATCGCGCGCTGTACGGCGCGTCCGGCTATGGCGGTGCGGTGGAGGGGACGCCCGCATCGCTCAAGAGGGTCACCCCCGCCGACGTGCGCGCGGCCTATGCCGCCGCTTGGTCGCCGGAACGCGCGACATTGATCCTGACCGGCGACATCACGCCCGCCACCGCGAAGGCGCTGGCGGAACGCTGGTTCGGCGACTGGCGCGCCGACGGCCCCGCCCCAGCCCCGCTCGCCGTGCCGACCCCCGCGGCGACGCGGCGCACGATCCTGATCGACTTGCCGGACGCGGGGCAGGCCGGCGTCACCGTCGCGCGCGGCGCGATCCCGCGCGGCGATGCGCGTTATTATCCCGCACTGCTCGCCAATACGGTGCTGGGCGGCGGGTATACCTCGCGGCTCAATCAGGAGATCCGCATCAGGCGCGGACTTTCCTATGGCGCGCGCAGCGACCTCGACGCGGACCGGCTGACCGGATCGATCATGGCCGCCGCCTCGACCAGGAACGACGCCGCGCCGGAGGTGGTGTCGCTGATCGCCGGAGAGATGCGACGGCTGGGCAGCGCGCCGATCGCGGAAAGCGAGCTGGCGACGCGCCGCTCGGTACTGATCGGCAATTTCGGGCGACAGGTCGAGCGCACCGCCGGCCTCGCCGGGATCGTCGGCAACATGGTGCTGGATGGCCTGCCGATCGACGAGATGACACATTACGCCGATGCCGTGCGCGACACCCCGGCGACGGCGGTGCAGTCGGCGGCGGCCAGCCTGTTCGACCCGGCCGATGCGACGACGGTGGTGGTGGGCGACGCCCGCGCATTCGGCGACGCGCTGCGCAAGGAGCGCCCGGCGACCGAGACGATCCCCGCCGCGACGCTCAACCTCGACAGCGTGAACCTGCGATAG